TTCTTCCAGCTGTTGAACAGTCAAAACCCGTCATTGGGGCAGCAAGCTCAAGACTGGGGACCGCAGCACTTCTGGCCAGATGCAAAACTCCGCCTTGTTGCCAGGTATTATTGTCAAAGACTGACATACACTTACTGGCCATAAACTGAGATTTGTTTATACACTAGCCGTGGCTCAGATCAATTCTTTCTTTattcttttcatcttttttttttcttgagttgCTGGCAAAAAATAGATGCATAAGTGCTACATACTTTGTAGTGGACCACCAAAAAGAGGCTAAGCACTTTTTGTAAGGTGTTTATTAAACAGACAATAATTTTGCATGGTAGCTTAATGTTAACGGACAATAACAAACACTGTAGACGGGCTAAtgaaattagcattaatattgCAGTAGTTATAAACCTTTAAATGAATTGTATTCAAACACAAATGGTAGCAACACATTCAGAAAAGCATATATTCATTGTGTTCTGCCAAAAAACCCCGACTAGCtttgttttatcattaaatctaCATGTAGTACATCTGTATGtatttatactgccccctggtggccaaggcgtgAACTCCAGAATTAGCGCTGTATTACAAAGTTGTATTTGTCTTCCCTCAGAGCCGGCAGTGATCAATTAGAGGAGTTCCTGGGTGCCGAACTAGTCAGCTGTCGTTTCCTGGCCTTGACCAAGGAGGAGCATCTCCATTTCAGCCCCAACCTGGAGCCGCACGGTCTCAAGGTGCTGTCTTCCGCACACGGCCTGGTTCTGGTGGCCGTTGCCGGAACCATCCACAGAGACAACACCTGCCTCGGCGTATTCGAGCAAATATTTGGACTCATTCGCTCGCCGCTGGATAACAACACCTGGAAGATCAAGTTTGTCAACATGAAGATCCGAGGGCAGGATGCTCTGGCCGGAGCACAGACGACTGCACCAGCCTTGACTTACAACGCCAGTGAACTGCAGACGCTCTGTACTTTATGACAATTTAAGACTTATATTATatcatgttttcattttacaCACCAAGGAGGTTGACTGACAACTCTGTTGTATTCATGAACCTAATTGACAACGGTATATTGGATTTCCCAATTCTTATTTtctgttaattttattttacattagtgACTAtggaaaatatgtaaaaattgaAAGAAACATATTGTATTCATTCTTTGGATTTCAAAACCGTTAAGCTGAAATTAAAGGAATCTTTTCCAGAGCCGTACTGTCACGACTCACCACCAACGTCATCTAGTTTTTCCTATAACGTGATGTTCTCCATTGATTCCATGACATGCGGTACATGGCTGGACTTCTGATAATGTTGGATGCTATTGGAATCTCATCACTTCACTGAGCCTAGCCAAGGAATGTGGACACAAAACTGTTGATACCCCCCCCAAAAGGGAAAGGAAACACGATTATCACGAAAAGAAGTTGCAGGCAgattggagaaaaaaatggcCTGAACAAAAATCACCCATGTTATTGCACAACCTTTTCAGGGAATCAAGTCATACGATCTTTGTAATACAATGAAACTTTTAGCATGTCTCAACAGGTATTTTTTTGCCAATGCTTTATCAGGGAAGTTTTCCCAAAAGGTGTATTGTATTTTTGCCTGtaactagcatacaaaccaggcagattgttatagtagtcaaatgacatccatttttttaaataaaaaacaaattcttACAAATCAAATAACAAATTCCAACGCTTTCCAATGAACGCAGGAGCTTCCTTTCACTTTCCTTTCACTTTCCTTTCAGActgcattttgacttgtgacgtaattGTGAGATTGGAATTGACCATTTGCATGAAACATAGTGAAGACACTCATTTATGAtaggatatttttattttcaatgtagCTGTACGGATTATAGGTCACACTGATGGTAGAAACAAGTTTTACAATTAGTTTGTATCACAAAACCAGTTTCTAAAGTGTTATTCCCACGTTGGCCTGTAGATGGGGGTGTAGCTCTTCCTGTGTGTTTCCTCGTCCCGGCTGCGCCTCCTTCCTTTGCACCGAAGCCAGTTTGAGTGAATCAGCCGTTCGGTTGGCTGTAATCTCGTCTGTGACCGCCGGCTCGCTCACGCACTCACTCTGCCGTCCGCCATGGCGACCGCAGAAAGTCTCTTCTCCGGTCCGAGcagcacctaaaaaaaaaaaaaaaaaagtcacctggACTCCGTGACCGTGTTCCTTTGACCCACCGCGGACGCCCATGTAATCCACTCCGCTGGGGGATCCAAAGGTGTGGAATTAAGAAAAGACGCATTTACAAAGGGGGAAAACTGGTAAGATTTCGAGCTCGTCAAGTCTCGTGTGCTCTTGAAGTGATCCAACTTGTTTGAGGAGATTAGGGTTAAGTCTTACGTGCTTGTTCCGTCATCCTGTGGCTTTCGTGGGAGACACTTGAGGGAAATCTTCACTATTATAAACGAACCTTAGCTTTTTTTGCAGTGCATTAATGCATTTTTAGTGGATTTGCGCAGAAGGCTGCGGCCgcgtcgctttttttttttttttttagacgctGTAACATGCACGGAAATACACGTTTACGCGTAATCTAGTTTACGCTGTCTGACCAGGTGAGTGTAGTTCACATTGCACATGATGCATGCAAACATGCTGCGCTTTGCACCAGACTGCTCTATTAACCTACATTACAAAACCGGACCAGTGAATTCCTTCATTCAATTCCACTGTATCCCTGCAGAGGCTTTAAATTGCATAATCGGCTGACTGTAAAGACATCTTGCTGGTGTTGCTTGGCTACTCTCTCAGTGATAGATTTccgattgacaaaaaaaaaaatcccagtgGGAATTTGTCACGCTCCAACCACACCCCGGTGTGAGTGAAAGATGCTGCTGTGGTTCGAGCTTTGGCACAGCTGGCAGTTTCGGTGCAGAGGGGCCTGTGGCCATCCAGCTGTCACTAAAGCATTCCAGCTGTGCGGTGTTGACCCTCACTGAGGAGCCCTTGTGTGTTGCCCCTGCACACAGAAGAACCACTGTTCCAGGCCAGGAGCGTCTATAAgccagttgcttttttttttttctttttttttttttaacaactccatgTTACACATTAGTGGGGAATTTCAAGCAAGCATGTTCAAAGACAGGGTCATTTTCTGTGCAAAACACTTCCACGGGTTCCGGCTTTTTCATGCAGGG
The Festucalex cinctus isolate MCC-2025b chromosome 11, RoL_Fcin_1.0, whole genome shotgun sequence DNA segment above includes these coding regions:
- the c11h3orf38 gene encoding uncharacterized protein C3orf38 homolog isoform X2, with translation MSPLSGPERSGCLKILNLMSKVDLLSLSDTITNKMIVVEDVTEAKETILSFTKNGEELLKRKKVHRDIIFKYLAKEGVVMPPNSEKHQLVKRTLELWSSAEVVVEEHVPGATDDIKQRLVPNTDMEMADVKADIGCDTFMLGQQFCSWFFQLLNSQNPSLGQQAQDWGPQHFWPDAKLRLVASDQLEEFLGAELVSCRFLALTKEEHLHFSPNLEPHGLKVLSSAHGLVLVAVAGTIHRDNTCLGVFEQIFGLIRSPLDNNTWKIKFVNMKIRGQDALAGAQTTAPALTYNASELQTLCTL
- the c11h3orf38 gene encoding uncharacterized protein C3orf38 homolog isoform X1, whose product is MSPLSGPERSGCLKILNLMSKVDLLSLSDTITNKMIVVEDVTEAKETILSFTKNGEELLKRKKVHRDIIFKYLAKEGVVMPPNSEKHQLVKRTLELWSSAEVVVEEHVPGATDDIKQRLVPNTDMEMADVKADIGCDTFMLGQQFCSWFFQLLNSQNPSLGQQAQDWGPQHFWPDAKLRLVARAGSDQLEEFLGAELVSCRFLALTKEEHLHFSPNLEPHGLKVLSSAHGLVLVAVAGTIHRDNTCLGVFEQIFGLIRSPLDNNTWKIKFVNMKIRGQDALAGAQTTAPALTYNASELQTLCTL